The following proteins are co-located in the Sporolactobacillus pectinivorans genome:
- a CDS encoding AraC family transcriptional regulator, whose product MRDSNTYLYRAMPNTNFCVDVFLKNDIKRGENYKRHWHEQLQLYYFVEGKAILECGHNRFEVSCGNVAVVNSNELHYLESLSDDLEFYVIRIDPTFLFSNQVDLLQTKYFAPLAQNHIAFQNLIENDAQIVDYVTKTIQEYFTKETGYELAIKGSIYQLIVLLMRRYVGKILTKNEFEERARTLKRYEDVFQAIENNYVEKISLKELADSVNISTYHFCRTFKQMTGKTTTEYINGVRLEKAVCFLEQTNLNITEIAQKCGFDSVNYFSRLFRKHYNTSATKFRRTHTGQFST is encoded by the coding sequence TATACAGAGCAATGCCGAACACCAATTTCTGCGTCGATGTTTTCTTAAAAAATGACATAAAGCGTGGTGAGAACTACAAAAGACACTGGCATGAACAATTGCAACTCTATTATTTTGTTGAAGGCAAGGCGATTCTTGAATGCGGCCACAATCGCTTCGAAGTGTCATGCGGTAACGTTGCCGTAGTCAACAGCAACGAATTGCACTATCTGGAAAGCCTTTCCGACGACCTTGAATTTTATGTCATTCGTATTGATCCCACCTTCCTTTTCAGCAATCAAGTCGACCTATTACAGACGAAATATTTTGCTCCGCTGGCTCAGAACCATATTGCCTTTCAAAACCTGATTGAAAACGATGCGCAGATAGTGGATTATGTCACAAAAACGATTCAGGAATATTTTACAAAAGAAACCGGCTACGAACTTGCCATAAAGGGATCCATTTACCAGTTGATTGTACTGTTGATGCGCAGGTATGTTGGTAAAATTTTGACAAAAAATGAGTTTGAGGAGAGAGCCCGTACGCTGAAACGTTACGAAGATGTTTTTCAGGCCATCGAAAACAATTACGTCGAAAAAATCAGTTTAAAGGAACTGGCAGACAGCGTGAATATAAGTACTTACCATTTCTGCAGGACATTTAAACAAATGACCGGAAAAACGACAACTGAATACATTAATGGGGTGCGGCTTGAAAAAGCAGTCTGCTTTCTGGAGCAGACAAATCTGAATATCACCGAAATTGCACAGAAATGCGGCTTTGACAGTGTGAATTATTTCAGTCGCCTCTTCAGAAAGCACTATAACACGTCCGCAACCAAATTCAGGAGAACTCATACTGGACAGTTTTCCACATAA